Proteins from one Devosia chinhatensis genomic window:
- the yihA gene encoding ribosome biogenesis GTP-binding protein YihA/YsxC — protein sequence MSQPDYSPDIIERGRLLFARPFVFVKGCVRIADLPPMDRIEIAFAGRSNVGKSSLINALCGTSGLARTSNTPGRTQELNIFESQSESLRIVDMPGYGYAKAPEPKVKAWTHLIHQYLTGRSTLRRVYVLVDSRHGPKDNDISVMNELDRAAVSYQVVLTKVDKPSAKDLETNIARTIATIAKRPAAHPDVIQTSSEKGTGLTQLRTEIALLLES from the coding sequence ATGAGCCAGCCGGATTATTCACCCGACATCATCGAACGCGGCCGCTTGCTCTTTGCGCGGCCCTTCGTTTTCGTGAAGGGCTGCGTGCGCATTGCGGACCTGCCCCCCATGGACCGGATCGAGATCGCCTTTGCAGGGCGGTCCAATGTCGGCAAATCCAGCCTGATCAACGCCCTGTGCGGTACGTCGGGCCTGGCGCGGACGTCAAACACGCCGGGACGCACCCAGGAACTCAATATCTTTGAAAGCCAGAGCGAGAGCCTGCGCATCGTCGACATGCCCGGCTACGGCTACGCCAAGGCACCCGAGCCGAAGGTGAAGGCCTGGACGCACCTCATCCATCAATATCTGACCGGCCGCTCCACCTTGCGCCGCGTCTATGTACTGGTGGATAGCCGCCATGGTCCCAAGGACAATGACATCAGCGTCATGAACGAGCTGGACCGCGCTGCGGTCAGTTATCAGGTTGTCCTGACCAAGGTGGACAAGCCATCCGCCAAGGATCTCGAGACCAATATCGCTCGCACCATAGCCACCATTGCCAAGCGCCCGGCTGCCCATCCCGACGTCATTCAGACCTCGAGTGAGAAAGGGACTGGCCTAACGCAATTGCGTACGGAGATCGCGCTTCTGCTCGAGAGCTGA
- a CDS encoding glutamine amidotransferase-related protein: MKITIIEVGRVPDALRDRFVPYSDMFPLIFEGDGHSFTHDVVSVVSGQQLPDPTTLEGIVITGSSAGVYEDHGWLEPLRTFIREAYAARVPMLGICFGHQIMADALGGQVRKSEKGWGLGRHTYRVVERPDFMVDAPQTLSIACSHQDQVIEPPAEAEVILASDFTPNAGLAYKSGRALSFQPHPEFADAYSLALAELRRGIAADDVVEKALSSFDTKSDSALVNSYIRRFFAG, encoded by the coding sequence ATGAAGATCACCATCATCGAAGTAGGCCGCGTTCCTGACGCCCTACGCGACCGGTTCGTCCCCTACAGCGATATGTTTCCGCTGATTTTCGAGGGGGATGGCCATAGCTTCACCCACGACGTCGTGAGCGTTGTCAGTGGGCAGCAATTACCCGATCCGACGACCCTGGAAGGTATTGTGATCACCGGCTCATCCGCAGGCGTCTATGAGGATCACGGGTGGCTCGAGCCTCTGCGCACGTTCATTCGCGAAGCTTACGCGGCGCGTGTCCCTATGCTCGGCATTTGCTTTGGTCATCAAATCATGGCCGACGCGCTGGGCGGGCAGGTGCGCAAATCGGAAAAGGGTTGGGGCCTCGGGCGACATACCTATCGTGTCGTCGAGCGCCCCGATTTCATGGTGGATGCACCCCAGACATTGTCCATCGCGTGCTCGCATCAGGATCAGGTGATCGAGCCGCCTGCCGAGGCGGAGGTGATTCTCGCGTCTGACTTCACGCCCAATGCCGGCCTTGCCTATAAATCCGGGCGTGCGCTCAGCTTCCAGCCGCATCCGGAATTTGCCGATGCTTACAGCCTGGCCTTGGCAGAGCTGCGGCGCGGTATTGCCGCCGATGACGTAGTGGAAAAGGCGTTGTCCTCCTTCGACACCAAATCCGACAGCGCCCTCGTCAATTCCTATATAAGGCGGTTCTTCGCCGGCTGA
- the msrB gene encoding peptide-methionine (R)-S-oxide reductase MsrB — MAALGFNRPQATEGDFPFTLTDAEWQARLEPAAYQVLRHEDTERPFTSPLNDEKRPGMFHCAGCEVALFDAATKYDSGTGWPSFWDFVPGAIGTKVDTALFMTRIEVHCANCGGHQGHVFEDGPQPTGLRYCINGVALRFAPAA; from the coding sequence ATGGCAGCCCTTGGCTTTAATCGCCCACAGGCGACAGAAGGCGATTTTCCTTTTACCCTCACAGATGCTGAATGGCAGGCGCGGCTGGAGCCAGCGGCTTACCAGGTGCTGCGTCATGAGGACACGGAACGCCCCTTTACCTCTCCCCTCAATGACGAAAAGCGCCCCGGCATGTTTCATTGTGCAGGGTGCGAAGTTGCCCTGTTCGATGCCGCCACCAAATATGACAGCGGAACGGGGTGGCCGAGTTTCTGGGATTTTGTCCCCGGGGCGATCGGCACCAAGGTCGATACTGCGCTGTTCATGACGCGCATCGAAGTGCATTGCGCCAATTGTGGGGGCCATCAGGGGCACGTATTCGAAGACGGCCCGCAGCCGACCGGTCTGCGCTACTGCATCAATGGTGTCGCTCTTCGTTTCGCTCCGGCTGCCTAG
- a CDS encoding fasciclin domain-containing protein: MTISLRALSVAAVLAFGSMSGAAVIAQDAPMVGGAAMPATNNIIENAVNSADHTTLVAAVQAADLVETLSGPGPFTVFAPVNAAFDALPAGTVDTLLLPENKDQLTGVLTYHVIAGDIHSADLVQMINDNGGEYKAATVQGGELTFSLDGDAVKITDATGGVATVTIADVDQSNGVIHVIDKVLLPSS, from the coding sequence ATGACTATTTCTCTTCGCGCACTTTCCGTCGCCGCTGTGCTCGCCTTTGGTTCGATGTCCGGCGCTGCCGTCATCGCTCAGGATGCTCCCATGGTGGGCGGCGCTGCCATGCCCGCAACCAACAACATCATCGAAAATGCCGTGAACTCTGCCGACCACACTACGCTGGTCGCTGCCGTTCAGGCCGCTGACCTGGTCGAGACCCTGTCCGGCCCGGGCCCCTTCACCGTCTTCGCGCCCGTCAACGCTGCCTTTGACGCGCTTCCGGCCGGTACTGTCGACACGCTGCTGCTGCCCGAAAACAAGGACCAGCTCACTGGCGTCCTGACATATCACGTGATTGCTGGTGACATTCACTCGGCCGATCTGGTTCAGATGATCAACGACAATGGCGGCGAGTACAAGGCCGCGACCGTCCAGGGCGGCGAGCTGACCTTCAGCCTCGACGGCGATGCAGTCAAGATCACCGACGCTACCGGCGGCGTTGCCACCGTGACGATCGCTGACGTCGACCAGTCCAACGGCGTCATCCACGTCATCGACAAGGTCCTGCTGCCCTCTTCGTAA
- the tolB gene encoding Tol-Pal system beta propeller repeat protein TolB produces MTLVNRRTALKLGLAGSALLATAPMTLAQLRIVVEGANFQPLPIAIPDFASSDPTFGREIADIVRNNLRRSGLFLPLDPASLPVRVGDVNATPDFNVWRTANVDGVVMGSVERGGQISASVRVWDTQQAAQVVGNSYATDPSSARRIAHMVSDAIYSQLSGGSGYFDTQVIYVAESGPKANRTRRLAIMDQDGANARYLTDGANMALTPRFSPGGDLVTYMNFADGNPQVYLLQLSTGRQQRLAAVGAMTFAPRFSPDGGTVAFSVEQGGATNIYAVSTNGGQPMQLTSGAAIDTGPSYSSDGSRIVFESDRGGSPQIYMMGAGGGNAQRISYGQGSYSTPVWSPTGDLIAFTRQSGGQFHIGIMNPDGSGERLLYSGYHAEGPSWAPNGRVIMFFQDPGGNDGPRLMSVDIWGRSVQTIGTETYASDPSWSGLRT; encoded by the coding sequence ATGACTCTTGTGAACCGGCGCACTGCGTTGAAACTGGGACTGGCCGGCAGTGCGCTGCTGGCAACCGCTCCCATGACCCTGGCGCAATTGCGGATCGTGGTGGAGGGCGCCAATTTCCAGCCTCTGCCCATCGCCATTCCCGACTTCGCCTCGTCCGATCCCACTTTTGGGCGGGAAATTGCCGATATCGTGCGCAACAATCTGCGGCGCTCTGGGCTGTTCCTGCCACTTGATCCGGCATCGCTTCCGGTGCGCGTCGGCGATGTGAACGCCACGCCGGACTTCAATGTGTGGCGTACGGCCAATGTCGATGGCGTTGTCATGGGCTCGGTCGAGCGCGGTGGGCAGATTTCCGCTTCGGTGCGCGTCTGGGACACCCAACAGGCCGCGCAAGTGGTCGGCAATAGCTACGCGACCGATCCCAGTTCGGCCCGCCGGATTGCGCACATGGTGTCGGACGCCATTTATTCGCAGCTTTCCGGCGGCTCGGGCTATTTCGACACCCAGGTTATCTATGTGGCCGAAAGCGGCCCCAAGGCGAACCGGACACGGCGACTGGCAATCATGGATCAGGACGGTGCCAATGCGCGCTACCTGACGGATGGCGCCAATATGGCGCTGACTCCCCGCTTTTCTCCGGGTGGCGACCTCGTCACCTATATGAATTTTGCCGACGGCAATCCTCAGGTCTATCTGCTGCAGCTTTCTACTGGTCGTCAGCAGCGCCTGGCAGCGGTTGGCGCCATGACCTTCGCCCCGCGTTTCTCTCCCGATGGCGGCACTGTCGCTTTCTCGGTCGAGCAGGGCGGGGCGACCAATATCTATGCCGTATCGACCAATGGCGGTCAGCCCATGCAGCTGACATCGGGCGCTGCGATCGACACCGGGCCATCCTATTCCTCCGATGGCAGCCGGATCGTGTTCGAAAGCGATCGGGGTGGGTCTCCGCAGATCTATATGATGGGTGCCGGCGGCGGGAACGCCCAGCGGATCAGCTATGGCCAGGGCAGCTATTCTACGCCTGTCTGGTCGCCCACAGGGGACCTGATCGCATTCACCCGCCAGTCCGGCGGCCAGTTTCATATCGGCATCATGAACCCGGATGGATCAGGCGAACGACTGCTGTACTCGGGCTATCATGCAGAGGGCCCGAGCTGGGCGCCAAATGGCCGCGTGATCATGTTCTTCCAAGATCCGGGTGGCAATGACGGCCCGCGTTTGATGAGCGTGGACATCTGGGGACGCAGCGTGCAGACGATCGGCACCGAGACCTATGCATCCGATCCGTCATGGTCGGGTCTGCGGACCTGA
- a CDS encoding cell envelope integrity protein TolA, producing the protein MRTGLTVSISAHVLLLVLGLINLGSTEPLQTSVQSISVDLVPIEEYSNIRMGQLDSDVVETNTPSVVDTDTPAELAQPTGNTQENQVTPSPADVPTPAPVTQTAPAPEQQPEPEPEPTPEPEPEPAPAPEPEPAPEPEPTPAPTPTPIAPTLPQTRPADLVPTPAPAPEPEPAPAPEPEPTPEPTPEPTPAPTPEPAAAPQVNVALPTARPTDLAQVREQALAAERRRREEAERQRQAAAAAQQTRPTPPSTAPSDTAADQINNIINNAPTTGGTTGQGGSTTLGDTTGTSARLSQTAIDGLVARIKNCWNLLPSDFNSGLNVTLRVSMNPDGSVNGTPQVVSADSSPAGQGIARAAQRAVMQCGPYSMLSADAYDQWRQIEVELRP; encoded by the coding sequence ATGCGTACGGGCCTGACGGTTTCGATCTCCGCACACGTTCTGCTGCTGGTTCTGGGTCTGATCAATCTTGGATCGACCGAGCCGCTGCAGACGAGCGTGCAATCCATTTCTGTCGACCTCGTGCCCATCGAGGAATATTCCAATATCCGCATGGGCCAGCTCGACAGCGATGTCGTCGAGACCAATACGCCCTCGGTGGTCGACACGGATACGCCTGCGGAACTGGCCCAGCCTACGGGCAATACGCAAGAGAACCAGGTCACCCCGTCGCCTGCGGATGTCCCCACACCGGCCCCGGTGACGCAAACGGCACCGGCCCCCGAACAGCAACCCGAGCCTGAGCCCGAGCCGACCCCGGAACCAGAGCCTGAACCCGCCCCCGCACCGGAACCCGAGCCGGCGCCGGAGCCCGAGCCTACGCCGGCCCCCACGCCGACACCGATCGCTCCGACCCTGCCCCAGACCCGGCCGGCCGATCTCGTGCCGACACCCGCCCCTGCGCCAGAACCGGAACCTGCGCCGGCCCCGGAACCGGAGCCGACACCCGAGCCGACCCCCGAGCCCACACCGGCCCCGACCCCCGAGCCGGCGGCGGCGCCGCAGGTCAATGTCGCTCTGCCGACAGCGCGTCCAACCGACCTCGCTCAGGTTCGCGAGCAGGCTTTGGCCGCCGAAAGGCGTCGTCGAGAGGAAGCCGAACGCCAGCGTCAGGCGGCGGCTGCTGCGCAACAGACGCGGCCGACGCCGCCGTCGACCGCGCCAAGCGATACGGCTGCCGATCAGATCAACAATATCATCAACAATGCACCCACGACCGGGGGCACGACGGGGCAGGGGGGATCGACCACCCTGGGCGACACTACCGGCACGTCGGCGCGCCTCAGCCAGACCGCGATCGATGGATTGGTGGCGCGGATCAAGAATTGCTGGAACCTCTTGCCCAGCGATTTCAACAGCGGCCTCAACGTGACCCTGCGCGTATCGATGAACCCCGATGGCAGCGTCAACGGCACGCCGCAGGTTGTTTCCGCCGATTCCTCGCCCGCGGGACAGGGCATTGCCCGTGCCGCCCAGCGCGCGGTGATGCAGTGCGGCCCTTATTCGATGCTTTCCGCTGACGCCTATGACCAATGGCGCCAGATCGAAGTGGAACTTAGACCCTGA
- a CDS encoding ExbD/TolR family protein — protein sequence MGMGGAAGGGGGGGRRGRRRKKSGVISEINITPMVDVMLVLLIIMMVAAPMMTAGVSVDLPRTAAGEMPSQTRPITVAVTPEGAIFVDENPVSEAQLLTSVSELATPEDRIFLRGDTTANYGTVMRVMGMLSAAGYSKIGLVTERER from the coding sequence ATGGGCATGGGTGGTGCAGCGGGCGGAGGAGGCGGTGGCGGTCGTCGCGGCCGTCGACGCAAAAAATCGGGCGTCATAAGCGAAATCAACATCACGCCCATGGTGGACGTCATGCTGGTTCTGCTCATCATCATGATGGTGGCAGCGCCGATGATGACGGCCGGGGTCAGTGTCGACCTGCCGCGCACGGCGGCGGGCGAAATGCCAAGCCAGACGCGGCCGATCACCGTTGCCGTCACGCCCGAAGGCGCGATTTTCGTGGACGAGAATCCGGTGTCGGAAGCCCAGCTGCTGACCAGCGTGTCCGAACTGGCGACCCCCGAGGATCGTATTTTCCTGCGCGGCGACACCACCGCCAATTACGGTACGGTCATGCGCGTCATGGGCATGCTTTCCGCCGCCGGGTATTCCAAGATCGGGCTCGTCACCGAGCGCGAGAGATAG
- the tolQ gene encoding protein TolQ, whose protein sequence is MDAVGAAAPHTDLSIWGLFMMADIVVKSVMIGLLVASVWCWAIIIDKTISYRRMKAEMNRFERTFWSGQSLEELYQQQSEKPSGGLGSVFVAAMKEWKRSHEQNAASFVGMQQRLDKVLDVAIARESEFLEKRLGFLATVGSAGPFIGLFGTVWGIMNAFTNIAASSDTNLAVVAGPIAEALFATAIGLVAAIPAVIAYNKLSSDASKMIGRLEGFADEFSTILSRQLEARSR, encoded by the coding sequence ATGGATGCAGTAGGAGCCGCCGCTCCCCATACCGATCTGTCCATCTGGGGCCTGTTTATGATGGCCGACATCGTCGTTAAGTCGGTGATGATCGGGCTGCTCGTCGCATCGGTCTGGTGCTGGGCGATCATCATCGACAAGACGATCAGCTATCGCCGCATGAAGGCGGAGATGAACCGCTTCGAGCGCACGTTCTGGTCCGGCCAGTCGCTGGAAGAGCTTTATCAGCAACAATCGGAAAAGCCATCGGGCGGCCTGGGATCGGTCTTCGTGGCCGCCATGAAGGAATGGAAGCGGAGCCACGAGCAGAACGCCGCGAGCTTTGTGGGCATGCAGCAACGCCTCGACAAGGTGCTCGACGTCGCCATCGCCCGGGAAAGCGAGTTCCTCGAAAAGCGCCTGGGCTTCCTTGCCACGGTGGGCTCGGCAGGTCCGTTTATCGGGCTTTTCGGCACGGTCTGGGGCATCATGAATGCCTTCACCAACATAGCGGCGTCCTCCGACACCAATCTTGCCGTGGTCGCCGGGCCGATCGCCGAAGCCCTGTTCGCGACCGCCATCGGCCTCGTGGCCGCTATTCCAGCGGTTATCGCCTACAACAAGCTCTCTTCCGACGCGAGCAAGATGATCGGCCGGCTCGAAGGCTTCGCGGACGAATTCTCCACCATCCTGTCTCGTCAGCTCGAAGCGCGGAGCCGCTGA
- the ybgC gene encoding tol-pal system-associated acyl-CoA thioesterase: MSAHRFPVRIYYEDTDFSGNVYHAAYLKFFERARTEFLRDAGIHHSELARDGIAFAVRSMNIDFVAPAHIDDMLTVLTEPLDASGARLTLRQTILREEVLLTKAELVVVSIKTSGGPARLPLAIRDLVRHSTLTVC; encoded by the coding sequence ATGAGCGCCCATCGTTTCCCCGTCCGGATCTATTACGAAGACACCGATTTTTCCGGCAATGTCTATCACGCGGCCTATCTCAAGTTCTTCGAACGGGCCCGCACCGAATTCCTGCGCGACGCCGGCATCCATCATTCCGAACTTGCCAGGGACGGCATCGCTTTTGCGGTCCGATCGATGAATATCGACTTCGTCGCCCCGGCCCATATCGACGATATGCTGACCGTCCTCACCGAGCCGCTCGATGCCAGCGGCGCCCGCCTCACCTTGCGGCAGACAATTCTGCGTGAGGAGGTTCTGCTGACCAAGGCTGAGCTGGTCGTGGTTTCCATCAAGACCAGCGGCGGCCCGGCTCGCCTTCCCTTGGCCATAAGGGATCTGGTGCGACACTCAACGCTAACAGTCTGCTAG
- a CDS encoding NUDIX hydrolase: MSRHVISFPIEGQRFNYRVAGIVIVDDHVLVCREDDDNYTMLPGGRVELGERSRLSLAREIEEELAMPASVGRLIATSESFYRREDQDFHELGFFYTVELVGQGPNGQSPWLVRQDEGHDLSFHWVPLAGSALEDVNLLPAWLPDFLRNIPDAPTHIVGDTR, encoded by the coding sequence ATGAGCCGCCACGTCATCAGCTTTCCCATCGAGGGGCAGCGCTTCAACTACCGCGTGGCCGGTATCGTCATTGTCGACGATCATGTGCTGGTCTGCCGCGAGGATGACGACAACTATACCATGCTGCCCGGCGGCCGGGTCGAGCTGGGCGAGCGGAGCCGTCTGAGCCTGGCGCGGGAAATCGAGGAGGAACTGGCCATGCCCGCCAGCGTGGGTCGCCTGATCGCCACGTCCGAAAGTTTCTACCGGCGCGAGGATCAGGACTTCCACGAGCTGGGCTTTTTCTACACGGTCGAACTTGTCGGGCAGGGGCCCAACGGGCAGTCGCCGTGGCTCGTCCGGCAGGACGAGGGACATGATCTCTCCTTCCACTGGGTGCCGCTGGCCGGGTCGGCGCTCGAGGATGTCAACCTGCTCCCGGCCTGGCTGCCGGATTTCCTGCGCAACATCCCCGACGCGCCCACCCACATCGTCGGCGACACCAGATGA
- the ruvB gene encoding Holliday junction branch migration DNA helicase RuvB has translation MTDLTSASAGRDDNLDVSLRPSGFSDFVGQAAARANLEVFIQAARQRGSALDHVLFVGPPGLGKTTLAQIIAKELGVGFRATSGPVIAKAGDLAALLTNLEERDVLFIDEIHRLNPAIEEVLYPAMEDFQLDLIIGEGPAARSVRIDLAKFTLVGATTRAGLLTTPLRDRFGIPVRLNFYTPEELVQIVTRGARLLGMPMAPDGAMEIARRSRGTPRIAGRLLRRVIDFAMVDGASEVNRAVADKALIRLDVDARGLDQLDRRYLTTIADFYNGGPVGIETIAAALSEPRDAIEEIVEPYLLQQGFIQRTPRGRMLTAIAFQHMGKSVPQGFVGIQSSLFEEGEE, from the coding sequence TTGACCGACCTGACTTCCGCTTCCGCCGGCCGTGACGACAATCTCGATGTGTCGCTGCGTCCATCCGGCTTTTCGGACTTCGTGGGCCAGGCTGCAGCGCGGGCCAATCTGGAGGTCTTCATCCAGGCAGCCCGACAGCGCGGCTCGGCGCTGGACCATGTGCTGTTCGTCGGCCCGCCCGGCCTGGGCAAGACCACCCTGGCCCAGATCATCGCCAAGGAACTGGGCGTCGGCTTTCGTGCCACGTCCGGCCCGGTCATTGCCAAGGCGGGTGATCTTGCGGCGCTGCTCACCAATCTCGAAGAGCGCGACGTGCTCTTCATCGATGAAATCCACCGCCTCAACCCGGCCATCGAGGAAGTGCTCTATCCGGCAATGGAGGATTTTCAGCTTGATCTGATCATCGGCGAGGGGCCCGCGGCCCGCTCCGTGCGCATCGATCTGGCCAAGTTCACTCTTGTGGGCGCCACGACCCGTGCGGGCCTTCTGACTACGCCGCTGCGCGACCGCTTTGGCATTCCGGTGCGGCTCAATTTCTACACGCCCGAGGAACTGGTGCAGATCGTGACGCGCGGTGCAAGGCTCCTGGGCATGCCGATGGCGCCCGATGGCGCCATGGAAATCGCCCGGCGGTCGCGTGGCACGCCGCGCATTGCTGGCCGGCTTTTGCGCCGGGTCATCGACTTCGCCATGGTCGATGGTGCCTCCGAGGTCAATCGCGCCGTGGCCGACAAGGCGCTGATCCGGCTCGATGTCGATGCGCGCGGGCTCGACCAGCTCGACCGGCGCTATCTCACCACCATCGCCGATTTCTACAATGGCGGTCCGGTGGGCATCGAGACCATCGCCGCTGCCCTCAGCGAGCCGCGGGACGCGATCGAGGAAATCGTCGAGCCCTATCTCTTGCAGCAGGGCTTCATCCAGCGCACGCCGCGTGGTCGCATGCTCACCGCCATCGCCTTCCAGCATATGGGCAAAAGCGTGCCGCAGGGCTTTGTCGGCATTCAGTCGAGCCTGTTCGAAGAGGGCGAAGAATGA
- the ruvA gene encoding Holliday junction branch migration protein RuvA: MIGKLKGLVDSFGDDWVLIDCGGVCYQVFCSSRTLQSLPRVGEAAVVFIETIVREDLIRLYGFSGEAEKSWFTLLTSVQGVGSRVALAILSVMSPAELSSAVALQDKAMIGRANGVGPKLALRVVTELKGKVPAIGAVDAGTLGLQAALGDGVAAGNVADAVSALTNLGYSSAQASAAVARVVAREGDDTATEKLIRLGLRELSA, translated from the coding sequence ATGATCGGCAAGCTCAAGGGCCTCGTGGATTCCTTTGGGGATGACTGGGTTCTGATCGATTGCGGCGGCGTCTGCTACCAGGTGTTCTGTTCCTCGCGCACGTTGCAAAGCCTGCCTCGCGTCGGGGAAGCCGCCGTGGTGTTCATCGAAACCATCGTGCGCGAAGACCTGATCCGCCTTTATGGCTTTTCCGGCGAAGCGGAAAAGAGCTGGTTCACTCTTCTGACCAGCGTGCAGGGCGTCGGTTCGCGCGTGGCGCTGGCCATTCTCTCGGTCATGTCGCCGGCTGAATTGTCGAGCGCAGTGGCGCTTCAGGATAAGGCGATGATCGGCCGGGCCAATGGCGTCGGGCCGAAACTGGCGCTGAGGGTTGTGACCGAGCTCAAGGGCAAGGTGCCGGCGATCGGCGCGGTCGATGCGGGCACGCTCGGCCTCCAGGCCGCGCTGGGCGACGGTGTCGCGGCCGGCAATGTGGCCGATGCGGTTTCCGCACTCACTAATCTGGGCTATTCCAGCGCTCAGGCCTCGGCCGCGGTGGCGCGGGTCGTGGCGCGCGAAGGCGACGATACGGCCACTGAAAAACTCATCCGCCTGGGCCTGAGGGAATTGAGCGCTTGA
- the ruvC gene encoding crossover junction endodeoxyribonuclease RuvC translates to MTQAVRIIGIDPGLRRCGWGIIEALDNRLRFVAGGTLTPPVDGPLSDRLAALAEGLNGVLDAHRPDEAAVEETFVNAGVRSALILGQARGVVLVTPALRGLPVAEYAANLVKKSVVGTGHAAKDQVGLMVRTLLPGAQVKGADAADALAIAICHAHHRISARRMGVPA, encoded by the coding sequence ATGACACAGGCGGTACGAATCATCGGGATCGATCCGGGGCTGCGGCGCTGCGGCTGGGGCATTATCGAAGCCCTGGACAACCGGCTGCGCTTTGTGGCCGGAGGCACGCTGACCCCGCCCGTGGACGGGCCCTTGTCCGATCGTCTGGCGGCCTTGGCCGAGGGGCTCAATGGGGTGCTCGATGCCCATCGCCCGGATGAGGCCGCCGTCGAAGAAACCTTCGTCAATGCCGGGGTTCGGTCGGCACTGATCCTGGGCCAGGCCCGGGGGGTGGTGCTGGTCACCCCGGCCCTGCGCGGCCTGCCGGTGGCCGAATATGCGGCCAATCTGGTCAAGAAATCTGTGGTGGGCACCGGCCACGCAGCCAAGGACCAGGTGGGTTTGATGGTTCGCACGCTCTTGCCGGGTGCGCAGGTCAAGGGCGCCGATGCGGCTGACGCGCTGGCCATCGCCATCTGCCATGCCCACCATCGCATTTCCGCCCGTCGTATGGGAGTTCCGGCATGA
- a CDS encoding GGDEF domain-containing protein: protein MHGARTTLGRRAWMRVYRITSLLTAIAVIMSIIVTNVIMETFSQGINIQGLMVSIVMPILLGGPSIALFTFRNEQLRVANEQLQTLATYDWMTSCLNRGAFTHKVTRILETTTLSAALLVVDVDHFKSINDNHGHDRGDDALRLIAGTLRETMGDRALVGRLGGEEFGIFLTSISPADLARIAERLRAAVARLAFVTDGVGCPLSISIGGTIVRGKSDFRALYRLADMQLYEAKAAGRDRVSLIEAA from the coding sequence ATGCATGGAGCGCGCACGACGCTCGGCCGACGGGCATGGATGCGGGTCTACCGCATCACGAGCCTGCTCACCGCCATTGCCGTCATCATGTCGATCATCGTCACCAATGTGATCATGGAGACGTTTTCACAAGGCATCAATATCCAGGGCCTGATGGTCTCGATCGTAATGCCGATCCTTTTGGGCGGCCCCTCCATTGCCCTCTTCACCTTCCGCAACGAGCAATTGCGCGTGGCCAATGAGCAATTGCAGACGCTGGCCACCTATGACTGGATGACCTCCTGCCTCAATCGCGGCGCCTTTACCCACAAGGTCACCAGGATCCTCGAAACCACGACGTTGAGCGCCGCCCTGCTGGTCGTGGACGTCGACCATTTCAAATCCATCAACGATAATCATGGCCATGACCGGGGCGACGATGCGCTGCGATTGATCGCGGGGACCCTGCGGGAGACGATGGGCGATCGCGCGCTGGTGGGGCGGCTGGGTGGCGAGGAATTCGGCATTTTCCTTACCTCCATAAGCCCGGCGGACCTTGCCCGCATTGCCGAGCGCTTGCGGGCGGCCGTAGCGCGCCTGGCCTTCGTTACCGACGGGGTGGGCTGCCCGCTCTCGATCAGCATCGGTGGCACCATCGTTCGCGGCAAAAGCGATTTTCGCGCGCTTTATCGGCTTGCCGATATGCAGCTCTATGAGGCCAAGGCTGCCGGCCGGGACCGCGTCAGCCTCATCGAGGCGGCCTAG